In Salvelinus alpinus chromosome 36, SLU_Salpinus.1, whole genome shotgun sequence, the genomic stretch aatattttttacattcagtGTATATTAATTGTTATCTTTTGTGCATATCAGGTTTACAGTAAACTCTGTGATTTTAATATATGCAGCTGCCGAGGCAAGGACCAGTAAACTATGAGATTCTGTTACCTTGTACAGTCCATAGGTACTCTCTCCATCGTCAAAGGGAACCAGCCTCTCATCACAGAAACCTGCTAGCCAGTGGCTGCAGTCCAGGTCTGGCAGGGCAGGCAGCTCCTTGCTGAGCATGGACACCAGGCTGCCCCCTGAGAGGCCCAGGGAGAACCGGCCATGGTCCAACAGGGCCTTGTCAGCCCAAAATGCTACCAGGTGAGCCAGAGCTGGACCAAGCTCTGCTGCTGAAGAGAACACCACTACTCTTCTGCCTGACATCCTGACTGGAATagaggaggggaaagaaagaAGGTTGGTGTAACGGAAAACAGTTTATTTTATAATCAGTGATGCACTTATTATACCAGCAAGGAGCAAGTGTCACTATCAATCCACATCATTGTTTTACAATTCACCATGATATTGCAGAATTTCCCCAATTGCAGAGAAGAGGGTCAGCTACCAATAAATATAGCAAAAAAAGGTAAGACTGGACTGGTCTATAATAATAATGATGGTGAGTACTCTTCGGGGGAACTTCACATCTCACTGTAGCCCGAATGTGACTACACTTTCCATTGCCTGTACATCAGCCTACGTTCAAATGTATTTGTGttaaacattctggcttgtacAGAAACTTTCCAAGTTTTTGCAGTGCTTAGTTTCAGGCTGTGTAACCAGAAACTGGTATAACAGTCTGATTTATTAGCAGAATCTCACAGATGCACGTTGTAATAGTGTACACTATGGTGCATGTAAAAGAGCTCTGCAGTGCCATTGATAGCTTGCATCTCAATCTGGAGAGTAGGTGAAGCTCACCAGTTTCAGACAGGTATCAAATTCATACTATTAGCTCTAATAAAGAGTGTGGAAAAGCAACATTTTACTCAAAGTTAATCTTGTCGAATGACAACTTTTTTTTTGGTCGGCGAACATTTTGCCACTCGCAGCACTTCCTGAAACTATTCATCCACTGGCCAATCAAATATCCAGGACCGCCCTGTTATGTTGCATTCTGGTAATTGTAGTGATTGTGATTACCTCAAATCCTATGTGTGTTATGTGCACTGCATATGGATTTAAGCCTAAAAACTGACTTTAGTACACTATAATCGTCTTTGATTATCTGGATCGTATACGATATTAGATGGAAATCAACCAAATGATAATTAACAGTTGATGAACTACTTATAATAATTTAACCTCCCTTTACTCGATATATTTATGGTAGTTGTTAAATTAAAATGTTCTAAAATTATTCTCCCAAATGCTTTTTAGATACAAAGTTGCCTCTTCTCTTTGCTGTGATTTCCCCTCCGATCCTGTAGATGGAACCATGTGTCTttgttgtgtgcatgtttgtaCAAAGAACTCGAGGCACACATTGTTATATTTAACAAACTAAATATTTGACAGCTCGTTGAAAGTAATACATACAGTTATCAGCATATTTGAGTTTTATATATACCTTTGCCAAAATGTCGACAGCTTTTTGTTTTCAAGCACAGCTCGTTTCTGTTATGGACGCGTTATCAAAAGCAGCTGTTTCAGAAATAAGCAAACTGGTCGACATCGAATCAAAGGTTTTAAAATTAGAAATAACGCGTGGTCGGAATGAAATAGCAGCACTTACAGAGAAACTGCAGTTGATGGAGAATTTGCTTTGGATCGACCGAGGGCACAGGCAGCACGCAACCACAGATACACGCACGATAACACCAACAAGAGTGAGAGATGGTTCAATGAACGATTATTGTGAAATACCTCAGTCTGAGCCCAAAAGACCTGCAATCAAAAAAAGGTTTGCAAAGTTGACTCTTATTCAATGTTCTATTGGCAGGTAATGActcacttgtgtgtgtatgtgaatataTCTGGGTCAAATACGTGTGCTGTGTTTTAGTTCCCAAAGTGCACATGCCTAATTTGCTATAGTTTTTTTTAACCCAGGTCTGGATTATTTATACTGGCCACAAATCACAGATATTAGAATGATTCTGCATGAAACCCTGTGCTGCTTGAATCCTGTGGCTTCTGCTTGCTCTTTGGGTTTAGGCTGGGGAACTGTAAAGTAGTTCTTGATAAATGCAGATGTAAAAAATAATTGTAtgaaatactttatttatttattgaaccCAACCCTTTTTATCTGGCAGAATTTAATCTATTTGTTTTCTTGTATGCTTAGTGAGAGTTCCTGGGAAAACATTTGTCCTCCCCAAGAGAATCACGTCATCCATCCGGTTGAAGATAGTGCTCTTGTTTTGGAAACAGGGGTAAGTTGTGAACTGTCATTCCTTCTGTCAAGTAGCCTTACTGTAATGTCCTTCAAGTTACCATTTTTTGCTGAGCTATTGTTATTTACCCTAAAGCCTACCACAGTGGTGAGAGACCAGCCTGAGTTGATTGTGATCAAGGAGGAACCTTCAGAGGTGGACATATGGGGTAGTGGGCCAAAGACCGAACTCATAAATGAAAAGGGTGAGTGTTGATGGGTTAAAAATCAGGGAGGACAGTGACTTCTGTTGGCATTGCTGAACATTTGGGTAACCTAGACGGTTGGGTAATCTAGTGCAATAATACAATAGGCAAAATGCAGAAGCATTGGCTTGTCTTGTGTAACTGAATAAAGATTGAACTGTTTAATTCTGTTCTAAAATATATCCTTATACATGCCTTCCTGTGTCAAACAGGAGCAGCAACATCACTTGATACAGATGTTGCGTGTCTCGATGTGCATCAGCATTGTCCAGACGGCTCAGACAAACACCTTATGCTTACTGAGAGCCAAGTGAACCACAGCACTCCACCCTCATCCAGAGTGCAATTGGAGGACCTGGACACGCATTGGATGCCGCCTGCATGTTC encodes the following:
- the LOC139565299 gene encoding uncharacterized protein isoform X2, encoding MSTAFCFQAQLVSVMDALSKAAVSEISKLVDIESKVLKLEITRGRNEIAALTEKLQLMENLLWIDRGHRQHATTDTRTITPTRVRDGSMNDYCEIPQSEPKRPAIKKSESSWENICPPQENHVIHPVEDSALVLETGPTTVVRDQPELIVIKEEPSEVDIWGSGPKTELINEKGAATSLDTDVACLDVHQHCPDGSDKHLMLTESQVNHSTPPSSRVQLEDLDTHWMPPACSQSQDAQQITPAAQRNSITGNSSGGITNVPSQSFSVAKSNMKIHSLRTSGAKRFGCMQCGKNFRCYSQLEIHQRSHTGEKPYRCTLCGKRYAQKGHLYTHQRTHTGEKPYRCLDCGKSFIQKCTLDMHQRTHTGEKPYVCVKCGKGFTKNCNLKKHMGVHTEFSMHVYSESSFQEDRW
- the LOC139565301 gene encoding 6-phosphogluconolactonase-like, producing MSGRRVVVFSSAAELGPALAHLVAFWADKALLDHGRFSLGLSGGSLVSMLSKELPALPDLDCSHWLAGFCDERLVPFDDGESTYGLYKECAEDYARKLKEET